The following are from one region of the Quercus robur chromosome 1, dhQueRobu3.1, whole genome shotgun sequence genome:
- the LOC126720612 gene encoding geraniol 8-hydroxylase-like yields the protein MDFLSCIICLCLTWIIIQAFHIILRSKAIPKKFPPGPKPFPVIGNLLDLGDKPHMSLANLAMVHGPIMRLQLGQVTTIVISSAAMAKEVLQTHDQFLSNRWVPDAFHACRHDEFSLPLIPVSTRWRNLRRICMEQLFSNKILDVNQDIRHKKVQDLLADSRQSSLTSEAVDIGRAAFKATANMLSNTIYSMDMVDSKSDQTKELKELVWNVMKDAGKPNLADYFPVLKKIDPQGLRHSVAVNFGRMLDLFDNIISQRLHLRKMSGSNMNNDMLDTLLNISDKNSEEMDKTKIERLFLDLFAAGTETTSNTLEWAMAELLHNPEALSRAKAELEQVIGKGNQVQESDILHLPYLQAIVKETLRLHPPVPFLLPRKARADVEINGYIIPKDAQVLVNAWTIGRDPSSWDNAKSFMPERFLELEIDVKGRNFELIPFGGGRRICPGLLLAIRMLHLMLGSLIQAFDWKLEDGVKPEDLNMEDKFGITLQRAHPLRAVPIPIKNG from the exons ATGGATTTCTTGAGCTGTATAATATGTCTTTGCCTCACCTGGATCATAATCCAAGCCTTTCACATTATTTTAAGAAGCAAAGCAATTCCCAAAAAGTTTCCACCAGGTCCAAAACCTTTTCCAGTAATTGGAAACCTCTTAGACCTTGGTGACAAACCCCACATGTCCCTAGCTAACCTTGCCATGGTTCATGGCCCTATAATGAGACTACAACTAGGCCAAGTAACCACAATAGTCATTTCTTCAGCAGCCATGGCCAAAGAAGTCCTCCAAACACATGACCAATTCTTGTCCAACAGATGGGTGCCAGATGCTTTTCATGCCTGCAGACACGATGAGTTTAGCTTGCCATTGATACCCGTCTCAACACGGTGGAGAAACCTTCGTAGAATATGCATGGAACAACTATTCTCCAACAAGATACTAGATGTCAATCAAGATATCCGCCACAAGAAAGTGCAGGATCTCCTTGCTGATAGTCGACAAAGCAGCCTAACCAGTGAGGCAGTAGACATTGGCAGAGCAGCTTTCAAGGCTACGGCTAACATGTTATCAAACACAATCTATTCGATGGATATGGTGGACTCCAAATCTGACCAAACTAAAGAGTTGAAGGAGCTGGTGTGGAATGTCATGAAAGATGCAGGGAAACCAAACTTGGCAGATTATTTTCCTGTGCTTAAGAAGATTGACCCCCAAGGCTTAAGGCATAGTGTGGCAGTGAACTTTGGAAGGATGTTAGACCTCTTTGACAACATCATTAGCCAAAGACTGCATTTGAGAAAAATGAGTGGTTCTAACATGAACAATGATATGTTAGATACCCTTCTCAACATCAGTGACAAAAACAGTGAGGAGATGGACAAAACTAAGATAGAACGTCTATTCCTG GACCTATTTGCTGCTGGCACTGAAACAACTTCAAACACACTGGAATGGGCTATGGCGGAGCTACTACACAATCCAGAGGCATTGTCAAGAGCCAAAGCAGAGCTGGAGCAAGTCATTGGCAAAGGCAACCAAGTTCAGGAATCAGATATTCTTCACTTACCTTACTTACAAGCAATAGTCAAAGAAACATTGAGGTTGCACCCACCAGTTCCTTTCTTACTCCCCAGGAAAGCTAGAGCAGATGTAGAAATCAATGGCTACATTATCCCAAAAGATGCACAAGTGCTAGTAAATGCATGGACTATAGGCCGAGACCCGAGCTCCTGGGACAATGCAAAATCATTTATGCCAGAGAGGTTCttggaattggaaattgatGTTAAAGGCAGGAACTTTGAGCTTATACCATTTGGTGGTGGAAGAAGAATATGTCCTGGTTTGCTTTTGGCTATTCGAATGTTGCACTTGATGTTGGGTTCACTTATACAAGCCTTTGATTGGAAACTTGAAGATGGGGTTAAACCTGAGGATTTGAATATGGAAGATAAGTTTGGCATCACCTTACAGAGAGCTCATCCTCTAAGAGCTGTCCCTATTCCAATTAAAAACGGTTGA
- the LOC126720615 gene encoding 2-oxoisovalerate dehydrogenase subunit beta 1, mitochondrial isoform X1, whose translation MAATSLRRLRFGRLGCWVPRREFSTCDDKVVVQQNGKSMNLYSAINQALHIALETDPRAYVFGEDVGFGGVFRCTTGLADRFGKSRVFNTPLCEQGIVGFGIGLAAMGNRAIAEIQFADYIFPAFDQIVNEAAKFRYRSGNQFNCGGLTIRTPYGAVGHGGHYHSQSPEAFFCHVPGIKVIIPRSPQQAKGLLLSCIRDPNPVVFFEPKWLYRLAVEEVPEHDYMLPLSEAEVIREGSDITLVGWGAQLSIMEQACLDAEKEGISCELIDLKTLIPWDKETVEASVRKTGRLLISHEAPVTGGFGAEISASIVERCFLRLEAPVARVCGLDTPFPLVFEPFYMPTKNKILDAIKSTVNYYVHIGLSTVLLYSKDASWSLSPLLSFTCTNNPHIWAI comes from the exons ATGGCAGCTACCTCATTGAGGAGATTAAGGTTTGGAAGATTGGGTTGTTGGGTTCCTAGGAGGGAGTTTTCCACTTGTGATGACAAGGTTGTTGTCCAGCAAAATGGGAAATCCATGAACCTTTACTCTGCCATCAACCAAGCTCTTCACATAGCCTTGGAAACCGATCCtag AGCTTACGTATTTGGGGAAGATGTAGGCTTTGGTGGGGTATTCCGTTGCACGACAGGATTAGCTGATCGATTTGGTAAAAGTAGGGTTTTCAATACCCCTCTTTGTGAACAG GGCATCGTTGGGTTTGGTATCGGTCTAGCAGCAATG GGCAATCGGGCCATAGCAGAAATCCAATTTGCAGATTATATTTTTCCTGCGTTTGATCAG ATTGTTAATGAAGCTGCGAAGTTCAGATACCGTAGCGGGAATCAATTTAATTGTGGAG GTTTAACAATAAGAACCCCTTATGGAGCTGTGGGCCATGGTGGACATTATCACTCACAGTCCCCTGAAGCTTTCTTCTGTCATGTTCCTGGTATTAAA GTGATCATCCCTCGAAGCCCGCAGCAAGCAAAAGGTTTGTTGCTATCCTGCATCCGTGATCCAAATCCTGTTGTATTTTTTGAACCAAAG TGGCTCTACCGTTTGGCAGTAGAAGAGGTTCCCGAGCATGATTACATGTTGCCTCTATCAGAGGCAGAG GTGATTCGAGAAGGCAGTGACATTACACTTGTTGGGTGGGGAGCTCAGTTATCTATAATGGAACAGGCCTGTCTTGATGCTGAAAAG GAAGGAATTTCTTGTGAACTGATAGACCTGAAGACTCTAATACCTTGGGATAAGGAAACTGTAGAAGCATCTGTCAGAAAGACTGGAAGACTTCTT ATTAGTCATGAAGCTCCAGTTACAGGAGGTTTTGGTGCCGAAATTTCTGCTTCTATTGTTGAACGTTGTTTCTTAAGG TTAGAAGCCCCTGTAGCCAGAGTATGTGGTCTGGACACCCCCTTCCCTCTTGTTTTTGAACCATTCTATATGCCTACAAAGAACAAG ATATTGGACGCGATCAAATCAACTGTCAATTACTACGTGCACATCGGACTGTCCACTGTCCTGCTTTATTCTAAAGATGCATCATGGTCATTATCACCGTTGTTGTCATTTACATGTACAAATAATCCTCACATCTGGGCTATCTAA
- the LOC126720615 gene encoding 2-oxoisovalerate dehydrogenase subunit beta 1, mitochondrial isoform X2, with product MAATSLRRLRFGRLGCWVPRREFSTCDDKVVVQQNGKSMNLYSAINQALHIALETDPRAYVFGEDVGFGGVFRCTTGLADRFGKSRVFNTPLCEQGIVGFGIGLAAMGNRAIAEIQFADYIFPAFDQIVNEAAKFRYRSGNQFNCGGLTIRTPYGAVGHGGHYHSQSPEAFFCHVPGIKVIIPRSPQQAKGLLLSCIRDPNPVVFFEPKWLYRLAVEEVPEHDYMLPLSEAEVIREGSDITLVGWGAQLSIMEQACLDAEKEGISCELIDLKTLIPWDKETVEASVRKTGRLLISHEAPVTGGFGAEISASIVERCFLRLEAPVARVCGLDTPFPLVFEPFYMPTKNKILDAIKSTVNYYVHIGLSTVLLYSKDASWSLSPLLSFTCTNNPHIWAI from the exons ATGGCAGCTACCTCATTGAGGAGATTAAGGTTTGGAAGATTGGGTTGTTGGGTTCCTAGGAGGGAGTTTTCCACTTGTGATGACAAGGTTGTTGTCCAGCAAAATGGGAAATCCATGAACCTTTACTCTGCCATCAACCAAGCTCTTCACATAGCCTTGGAAACCGATCCtag AGCTTACGTATTTGGGGAAGATGTAGGCTTTGGTGGGGTATTCCGTTGCACGACAGGATTAGCTGATCGATTTGGTAAAAGTAGGGTTTTCAATACCCCTCTTTGTGAACAG GGCATCGTTGGGTTTGGTATCGGTCTAGCAGCAATG GGCAATCGGGCCATAGCAGAAATCCAATTTGCAGATTATATTTTTCCTGCGTTTGATCAG ATTGTTAATGAAGCTGCGAAGTTCAGATACCGTAGCGGGAATCAATTTAATTGTGGAG GTTTAACAATAAGAACCCCTTATGGAGCTGTGGGCCATGGTGGACATTATCACTCACAGTCCCCTGAAGCTTTCTTCTGTCATGTTCCTGGTATTAAA GTGATCATCCCTCGAAGCCCGCAGCAAGCAAAAGGTTTGTTGCTATCCTGCATCCGTGATCCAAATCCTGTTGTATTTTTTGAACCAAAG TGGCTCTACCGTTTGGCAGTAGAAGAGGTTCCCGAGCATGATTACATGTTGCCTCTATCAGAGGCAGAG GTGATTCGAGAAGGCAGTGACATTACACTTGTTGGGTGGGGAGCTCAGTTATCTATAATGGAACAGGCCTGTCTTGATGCTGAAAAG GAAGGAATTTCTTGTGAACTGATAGACCTGAAGACTCTAATACCTTGGGATAAGGAAACTGTAGAAGCATCTGTCAGAAAGACTGGAAGACTTCTT ATTAGTCATGAAGCTCCAGTTACAGGAGGTTTTGGTGCCGAAATTTCTGCTTCTATTGTTGAACGTTGTTTCTTAAGG TTAGAAGCCCCTGTAGCCAGAGTTTGTGGTCTGGACACCCCATTCCCTCTTGTTTTTGAACCATTCTATATGCCTACAAAGAACAAG ATATTGGACGCGATCAAATCAACTGTCAATTACTACGTGCACATCGGACTGTCCACTGTCCTGCTTTATTCTAAAGATGCATCATGGTCATTATCACCGTTGTTGTCATTTACATGTACAAATAATCCTCACATCTGGGCTATCTAA
- the LOC126720615 gene encoding 2-oxoisovalerate dehydrogenase subunit beta 1, mitochondrial isoform X3 — protein MAATSLRRLRFGRLGCWVPRREFSTCDDKVVVQQNGKSMNLYSAINQALHIALETDPRAYVFGEDVGFGGVFRCTTGLADRFGKSRVFNTPLCEQGIVGFGIGLAAMGNRAIAEIQFADYIFPAFDQIVNEAAKFRYRSGNQFNCGGLTIRTPYGAVGHGGHYHSQSPEAFFCHVPGIKVIIPRSPQQAKGLLLSCIRDPNPVVFFEPKWLYRLAVEEVPEHDYMLPLSEAEVIREGSDITLVGWGAQLSIMEQACLDAEKEGISCELIDLKTLIPWDKETVEASVRKTGRLLISHEAPVTGGFGAEISASIVERCFLRLEAPVARVCGLDTPFPLVFEPFYMPTKNKILDTIKSTVNY, from the exons ATGGCAGCTACCTCATTGAGGAGATTAAGGTTTGGAAGATTGGGTTGTTGGGTTCCTAGGAGGGAGTTTTCCACTTGTGATGACAAGGTTGTTGTCCAGCAAAATGGGAAATCCATGAACCTTTACTCTGCCATCAACCAAGCTCTTCACATAGCCTTGGAAACCGATCCtag AGCTTACGTATTTGGGGAAGATGTAGGCTTTGGTGGGGTATTCCGTTGCACGACAGGATTAGCTGATCGATTTGGTAAAAGTAGGGTTTTCAATACCCCTCTTTGTGAACAG GGCATCGTTGGGTTTGGTATCGGTCTAGCAGCAATG GGCAATCGGGCCATAGCAGAAATCCAATTTGCAGATTATATTTTTCCTGCGTTTGATCAG ATTGTTAATGAAGCTGCGAAGTTCAGATACCGTAGCGGGAATCAATTTAATTGTGGAG GTTTAACAATAAGAACCCCTTATGGAGCTGTGGGCCATGGTGGACATTATCACTCACAGTCCCCTGAAGCTTTCTTCTGTCATGTTCCTGGTATTAAA GTGATCATCCCTCGAAGCCCGCAGCAAGCAAAAGGTTTGTTGCTATCCTGCATCCGTGATCCAAATCCTGTTGTATTTTTTGAACCAAAG TGGCTCTACCGTTTGGCAGTAGAAGAGGTTCCCGAGCATGATTACATGTTGCCTCTATCAGAGGCAGAG GTGATTCGAGAAGGCAGTGACATTACACTTGTTGGGTGGGGAGCTCAGTTATCTATAATGGAACAGGCCTGTCTTGATGCTGAAAAG GAAGGAATTTCTTGTGAACTGATAGACCTGAAGACTCTAATACCTTGGGATAAGGAAACTGTAGAAGCATCTGTCAGAAAGACTGGAAGACTTCTT ATTAGTCATGAAGCTCCAGTTACAGGAGGTTTTGGTGCCGAAATTTCTGCTTCTATTGTTGAACGTTGTTTCTTAAGG TTAGAAGCCCCTGTAGCCAGAGTATGTGGTCTGGACACCCCCTTCCCTCTTGTTTTTGAACCATTCTATATGCCTACAAAGAACAAG ATATTGGACACGATCAAATCAACTGTAAATTACTAG